A region of the Vibrio rumoiensis genome:
GGGCACAATGCTGTAATACGCACCGCTTGATTAATACGCTCACCGGTTTCCATGGTTTCCGCTAACATTTTATCGATAAGTTTTCCGTCATTACACACAAAAACAACATCCGCTTCAGGTCGAGCTAAAAACTCCGCTTTCACGGCTTTAAATGCTAATGAAATTTTCTTACCCATTTGCTCAGATTTACTAATCGCAAGAAATCCACCAGCCGCATCGGCCCCAACCGCAAGCGCGCCAAAATACATACTATGAAGGTGATTTTTGGTCTCTTTATTAAGCGGAATCTTAATCTCAACAGATTCATCGGTTAGCGTTAATATCTCTGGCTGACAGTAACCAATCATCGGAACTAATTGCTCACCAAAATATTTAAGATGTTCATTTGCCTGACTAAGTACTGTCATTTTACTATTCCTTTTTATTTGATAATCACCTCTGACCAGTTAAACCAGTATTAACACTTTAGTCAACAGTGAAACATTCAACCTGTTATCAATATAAAAAAAACCGACATTTACGTCGGTTTTTTGTGATGAGTGTAGAGAACATTACATCCCAGCAAGTACTTGTACAGATTCTAAATCCGCTAGTGTTTCTTGCATTTTAGGATAGTGGGCTAGATTTTGACAATAAACGACACAAGGCTTATTAGCGTGAACTGCCGCTTTCGCCGCTTGCGACAGTAACATCAACACGGCCTCATGTTCTGGGTTAAAGAGCGCTTCCAATGCTTGGTTATGAATATCGACACCTAAGGTTAATTGCGTCAAATTACCCGTGTTAACAACCAATCCATCAAAGTATTGTAATAATTTATCGGCAAGCAGCACCGATGAAGGCGCATCACAGCAGTAAAGAACTTTCAGTCCGCCTAACCCTCTAGGAAGCCCTTGAACAGCTAAGCGGTCGATGATCATCGCTGCATCACTTAAAGCACGCACGAAAGGAACAACAATCTCTATATCGATTCCTTTGTCACGGAGTTGCTTAATAACCTGACATTCAAGTTCAAAAGAATGCGTATGTTCCACGGATGCAAAACGCGATACACCTCGAACACCAATCACCGGATTCACTTCCGGCTTTTCGATAGCACCGCCAATGAGAGCGGTATAAGCATAACTATCAGCATCGGATAAACAGACTCTTACTTGTTTATGTTGAGGTAAAATAGAAGACTCTATACGAGAAACAAGCGTAGACACGAAGTGATCATCAATAGATTGCTCACCGACTATCGCCTTTAAGCTCGATTTATCAGCTTCAGATAATGAATCGAGATGCTGCCCAATTTCTGGGTGATAAAATATGCTTTCTTGTACTAAATCACTAAGAGAAACAAACAAATGTGTCGCACTCTCAAGCGGTGATGATTGAGGTGATGGTAATACATCTCCCATTAATGTATTAGCTGGGATGGTTCCTTGCGCAGTATGAGTCATAATTACTCCGTTAAATTAAAATCGCTATGGCTTGAAAATACTGAGATAAAGATGACAAAACAAGAAAAAATATCTTTTATCGCTCAATAATTCACCGATTACTCATAAAATAATAAAATTCCACAACAAAACGAGTATGAACGTTTATTCACAGCCATATTTCCGTTATCTTTATCCAGTGTATCTTTAAAATGAAGACGAACAAATGCCTTTAGTAAAAACTGATGAGCTAAGAACTCAAGCGTTAGGGCCTATGCCAACGCCGATGGAGTTGATGCAAGCTCACCCTCTACCCGATGAAGTTGCCGAGCATATTGAACACTCTCGCCGCCAGATAGAAAATATTCTTTCAGGTAAAGACTCTCGCCTGCTTGCTATTGTTGGCCCATGCTCTGTTCATGACACCGAAGCGGCGATGGATTATGCTCAGCGACTAAACCGACTACAAGAACAGTACAAAGATGAATTATTTATCGTCATGCGTACGTATTTTGAAAAACCAAGAACCGTCATTGGTTGGAAAGGTTTAATTACCGACCCAAACCTAGACGGTAGCTATGCATTAGAAGCAGGGTTAAATAAAGCACGAAAATTATTACTTGATATCAACAAACTGGGTCTGGCTACGGCGACTGAGTTTTTAGATATGGTAACAGGTCAATACATTGCAGACCTTATTTCGTGGGGGGCCATCGGCGCACGTACTACCGAATCTCAAATCCACCGAGAAATGGCCTCAGCACTTTCTTGTCCGGTTGGATTTAAAAATGGTACCAATGGCAATGTTAAAATTTCAACCGATGCCATTCGTGCCGCTCAAGCTTCACATTACTTCTGCTCACCAGATAAAAATGGCCGCATGACGGTTTATCGCACATCAGGCAATCCACACGGACACACCATCTTACGTGGCGGTGACACTGGACCAAACTTTGATGCAGTATCCATCCAATCCGCTTGTGAGCAATTAACCGAAGTAGGATTAACGCCTCGCCTGGTGGTAGATTTCAGCCATGCCAACTGCCAGAAGGAACATCGTAAACAATTAGATGTTGCTCGAGATATTTGTCAGCAAATCAGCAACGGTTCTCAATCGATTGCAGGTATTATGGCAGAAAGCTTTATTGAAGAAGGTAATCAGCCAATGACGGACTTAAACGCCCTCACCTATGGCAAATCGATTACCGATCCATGCCTAAGTTGGCAAGATACGGTAACCATGTTAGACATGCTTGCCACTACCATTAAGAACCAACCGGAGAAGAACTGATCATGCCTTCATTTGACATCATTTCTGAAGTGGACAGCGTTGAAGTAAGAAACGCTGCTGAAAATGCGAATCGTGAACTCGATACGCGTTTTGACTTTCGCAACGTCAATGCGAGCTTTGAATTTAAGAACGATATTGTAAAACTGACTGCAGAAAACGAATATCAGCTTGGACAAATGATGACGATGCTTCGTGGTCAACTTGCTAAGCGTGGTGTCGATGCTAATGCGGTTGACTTACAAAAAGCCGATCAAACTGGCAAAACACACACTCAAGAAGCCAGCTTCAAGCAAGGTGTGGATATTGCAGTAGCCAAAAAAGTCGTTAAGCTTATCAAAGACTCAAAAATTAAAGTTCAAGCCTCGATTCAAGGCGACAAAGTTCGCGTGACAGGTAAAAAACGTGATGATTTACAACAAGTAATGGCGCTTGTTAAAGGTGCTGAATTGGATCAACCATTCCAATTTAATAACTTTAAAGACTAAACTAGCCCTATATCTATCATAAATAAAGACAGGCGATACATCTCTGTATCGCCTGTCTTGTCTTTAGTGTAAATGTTCCATTACGCTGGTCGTTGAACCGAAACCACTTCGGTAACTTTACCGTACTCAATTCCGCCTAAACGCCCTAACGGGTTCACTTTTAAAGCATCAATAATCAGCCTGTCATGACGAGTATGATCGATCACGGAATCATCAATATAAACTTCTTCTATTTTAGCAAACACGAGAGTTTGATTGTTGTCACCAATCTCATCGGTTTTATATAAACGACAACCAAAAGCAATCGAACAGCCTTTAAGCTTAGGCAATTCAAACCCATCAAATGTTTCAGTCATTAATTGATTGGCAATAAGCTCTGATTCACCATGCTCAAGAGTTGCAGAAGTGCGAGTGACAATCTCTGCCATTTCCATGCTAGCAATGTGAATAACCAGTTTTTCTGTACGAAGAGCATTGGTCACCGTATCTTTAGGATCGCCATTAGGCTTTTTACCCACAGAAAACATCAATAACGGAGGCTCACTACAAACCGGTGTAAAAAAAGAAAATGGGGCAAGATTGTAGTTACTCTCTGCAGATTCAGTAAGAACCCAAGCGACCGGCCTAGGCATCACAGTCTGAGTCATTAAATGATAAATAGAATGTTGTGTGTTGGTATCTACGGTGATATTCATACTTTTCTCACTCAAAAGCTTAGCTCTGAGGTTTGATTCCTAATTTTGTTATTAAGGCCTTTACATCAGCAAGTTCTTGTTTTTTCTTCACCAAAGCGGTATCGATCTTACCAATCTGTTCTGCGGCCAGTTGCTCTTTTTTGCATGAGTCTGATTTTGGGTCCCAACTGGTACCATCTTTAAACAACTTACATTCTTCTTGTAGCTTTTTAGTTTGAGCCGCTAATTTTTCTCGAGTGGTAGTCAATTTATTAACTTGAGATTCTAGCTGTCCCTCTTTATCAAAAAGCTCATGAGACTGTTGATACAAATCACTTTGCAGTTCAGTCGTTTGCGCTAGCTTCTTATTTTCTGTTTTCAGAGAAACCGCTTGTTCTTTCTGAACAACTAAGGTCTTTTCAACTTTTTTCTTTTGTTGCTTTAGCTTTGATAGTTCTTGAGTGAGTTGATCTATTTTTTCTTGTTGTTGTTGCGATTTTTGTTCGAATGATTGCCCTTCGGTATCGAGCTTAGTTTGTAAGGTTTTTACTTTCGCGAGGAGTTGCTGATGCTTTGCAGAGAGTGCATTTTTCTGCGATGCAGTTTCTTGAGCACCAGGATTAATGACAGCGTAGGTAATCGCCGAGCCTAACACAATCCCAATAACCGTTGAAATCATGAGCGGAACTTTCGTCTTCATGGATATAATGCTTCCTAAATTGATTAAGTGCGATGAATAGAGGACAGTGACTACCGAATCAGCTCAGTAACGACAACAAAACTAATGTAAATCAATAATGCTGCAGACAAAACAATCGCCACCCACTTTTGTAGAGTGACATTCGTTCGATATTTCAGTAATAAATATGCAAGTACCGCAAATATAGCAATGACGATCAATCGAGTCATATTATCCCTTTCAATGTTATGTCTCTTACCAAAAAGTTCGTTAATTCTTTCGTAAGCTTAAGATTTATAACATTTTCATGGAAAATTACCTTACCCTAGCGCAAGGTTTGTTTTCACAATGTCATTTTTAATGCTAGCAAAGGCGTTTTGTGATCACCCGCATTAATTCAAATACTCAATCGTTATCTAATGCTAATTTTAGTCCAAGACTGACTAATACGACACCGGTTACCCCTTCCATCCATTTCATCATGGAAGAATTTTGGATCCAAGATTTGGCTGAATGTACCATAGTCGCAATACCACACTGCCATATCATCGCAATGACAAAATGGATTGATGCCATAAATAACGATTGTAATAATGCAGAATGTTGAGGATTAATAAATTGCGGAAGAAAGGCCAAATAAAACACCGCAGTTTTAGGATTCAACACATTAGACAATAACCCTTCACGGAATGAACGTTTGACGGAGAGTGACTTCCCTACCGCACCACTCGTCACATCTAACTGACCTTGACCTTTCCAGACGGCGATTAAGCTCGTTACCCCAAGATACACTAGATAAGCGGCACCGATTAATTTCATAGCATGGAACAGTTCCGCAGACTGTAACAATATCGCCGAAATACCAATCGCAGATAAAGTGGCGTGCACAAAGAGGCCACAACAAATGCCTAAACTCGTTACACAACCATCCAAGCTACCACTTCGTGAAGTATTCCTAATCACAAGAGCGGTATCTAATCCTGGAGTTAATGTAAGAATGGTGATCGCAATCAAAAACGCACCAGAATTAATGATATAAAAGTCCATGATGTCCCTATCGTAAACGACTGTAATGAACCTTTGTTATATCAGCGAAATCTTTGGAAAGAAAGTGTTTTACAGTGATCTTTTCAAGATGTTATAAGAGGAAACCATGCCACACACAAACCGATGAATAAAGGAATGTTATGAGCCATTATCAAAAGCTAGTTCAACATGCACAAAAGATAGCCAACTTTAACCATTTAGCGGCGATTTCTGGCTGGGATCAAGCAGCCGTCATGCCTAACGGTGGCAATGAAGCACGCTCAAAAGCCATGGCAGAATTATCGGTACTCATTCACCAACTCAATACTGAACCACAATTATCGGACTGGTTCCATGAAGCTGAGCAAGAGTCATTAAGTCCCATCGAAAAATCAAGCTTGCGTGAAATGAAACAGCGCTGGCAGCAAGCGACAATTCTTCCTAAAGATCTTGTTGAGGCAAAATCATTAGCGGGATCGAAATGTGAGCATGCATGGCGTACACAACGAAAACAAAACGACTGGAATGGCTATGCTCAAAACTGGCAAGAAGTGGTTAATCTTTCCCAGCAAGAGGCACAAATTCGAGCCGACAGCCTTGGAACGACACCTTATGATGCGATGCTTGCCCTATATGAACCTGGGACAAGTAGCCAATCTTTAGATGTTGTATTTGAAAATGTGAAAACATGGCTTCCCAACCTTGTCGATCGCGTTATTGAAAAACAAGATAAAGAAAGCGTTATCTACCCTAAAGGGACTTTTGCTAGTTCTCAGCAAAAAGCATTAGGCTTAAAAGCCATGCAGTTTTTGCAATTTGATTTTAACCATGGCCGCTTAGATGAAAGTGTTCATCCATTCTGTGGTGGCGTTCCAACCGATGTTCGAATCACAACCCGTTATGATGAGAATGACCTAATGCAATCCTTAATGGGTACCATTCATGAAACAGGTCATGCACGTTATGAGCAAGGTTTACCAACATCATTAGCGGGTTTACCAGTAGGTGAAGCAAGATCAATGGGTATTCATGAATCTCAATCTTTGTTTTTTGAAATGCAACTAGGTCGCAGCCCAGAATTCATTAATCACTTATCAGCAATGGCGAGAGCTGAATTTCAAGCAGAAGATCAGCCTGCGTTTTCAGCGGATAATTTCCGTAAACTGTACACTCGAGTAGAAAAAGGCTTTATCCGTGTCGATGCTGATGAGCTCACCTACCCAGCCCATGTCATCTTACGTTATGAAATTGAGCGTGATTTGATGAATGGCAACATCTCATATAAAGATGTCCCAGAGTTATGGGATCAAAAAATGCAGTCATACCTCGGATTATCTACTAAAGATAACTATCAAAATGGCTGCATGCAAGATATTCACTGGACTGATGGCGCCTTTGGCTACTTCCCAAGTTATACACTAGGGGCAATGTACGCCGCGCAATTTATGGCAAGTGTGCGTAAACAAGTGAATGTATCAGAAGTCATTCAATCAGGTGATTTGAGCCTTATATTTGCTTGGCTCGATGAGAATATTTGGAAGAAAGCAAGCCAGTTTTCAACCGATGAACTAGTCAAACAAGCGACTGGTGAGACTTTGAATGCCGAACATTTCAAAGCACATTTAAAAGCTCGCTATCTATAATCGACATTGACACTTAGCGAATAATAAACCCTGCCACCAATCATTACTGGTGCAGGGTTTTTAGTATTACAAGAGATGATTTTTCTCTAACAGTAGCCATAACAGAATCCCACCAAGAACCAACGCCACTCTTAGCCATTCATTCTTTGGACGAGAGTCTTTTATTGGCTCGTGTCTCGCCATTTTATTTTCAGCTTTTTCTTCCACCTGTGTATAGGATTGAAGACTCTTAACTTGAGAAGTTAATAACTGAATCTCACTTTGCATCGTGGCTACCTGCTTTTGTAACACCGTAAGCTGTTGCTCAAGTTGTTGGGGTTCCATCGAGGTCCTTATTTCATGTCATAACTTTGATGAGAATATTCATTGGAGAGATTAAGCGTTAAAAGCCCGCATCCGGTTGTTTTAAAAATTCAACCTCAGCATCGGTAGACGCTCTTCCTAAAATATCATTACGATGAGGGTAACGGCCAAAGCGCTCAATGATTGCTTTGTGTTTATATTCAAAATCTAAATTGGATGGTAAACCAAGTTCAGTGAATAAACCAATCGCTATTTCATGAATCATAGCGGATTCACTGTGCATATAAGGTAAATAGAGGAATAAGCGCTCATCTTGGCTTAGGTACTGATCCAATCCTTGGCTAATCGCCACCTGAGAGAGGGTTAAAGCTTGAGCATCGCTCGCAAAGGCTTTTGGCGTATCGCGATAAATATTACGAGAAAACTGATCAAGTATGATGATTTCAGCCAATGCCCCTTTCGGCTCTGCACGCCATGTATATAACTCGCCTTGCTCGGCTTGAAGGTGTAAATGAGCAAACTTATATTCAATCAAAGCATCTAATTCAGGATCTTTCGCCCACCATTGTTCTGGCGAGAGAACTTG
Encoded here:
- a CDS encoding PaaI family thioesterase gives rise to the protein MTVLSQANEHLKYFGEQLVPMIGYCQPEILTLTDESVEIKIPLNKETKNHLHSMYFGALAVGADAAGGFLAISKSEQMGKKISLAFKAVKAEFLARPEADVVFVCNDGKLIDKMLAETMETGERINQAVRITALCPSLNGDQPMAEFELTLSVKVVGNT
- a CDS encoding putative PEP-binding protein, which gives rise to MTHTAQGTIPANTLMGDVLPSPQSSPLESATHLFVSLSDLVQESIFYHPEIGQHLDSLSEADKSSLKAIVGEQSIDDHFVSTLVSRIESSILPQHKQVRVCLSDADSYAYTALIGGAIEKPEVNPVIGVRGVSRFASVEHTHSFELECQVIKQLRDKGIDIEIVVPFVRALSDAAMIIDRLAVQGLPRGLGGLKVLYCCDAPSSVLLADKLLQYFDGLVVNTGNLTQLTLGVDIHNQALEALFNPEHEAVLMLLSQAAKAAVHANKPCVVYCQNLAHYPKMQETLADLESVQVLAGM
- a CDS encoding 3-deoxy-7-phosphoheptulonate synthase, whose protein sequence is MPLVKTDELRTQALGPMPTPMELMQAHPLPDEVAEHIEHSRRQIENILSGKDSRLLAIVGPCSVHDTEAAMDYAQRLNRLQEQYKDELFIVMRTYFEKPRTVIGWKGLITDPNLDGSYALEAGLNKARKLLLDINKLGLATATEFLDMVTGQYIADLISWGAIGARTTESQIHREMASALSCPVGFKNGTNGNVKISTDAIRAAQASHYFCSPDKNGRMTVYRTSGNPHGHTILRGGDTGPNFDAVSIQSACEQLTEVGLTPRLVVDFSHANCQKEHRKQLDVARDICQQISNGSQSIAGIMAESFIEEGNQPMTDLNALTYGKSITDPCLSWQDTVTMLDMLATTIKNQPEKN
- a CDS encoding YajQ family cyclic di-GMP-binding protein; the encoded protein is MPSFDIISEVDSVEVRNAAENANRELDTRFDFRNVNASFEFKNDIVKLTAENEYQLGQMMTMLRGQLAKRGVDANAVDLQKADQTGKTHTQEASFKQGVDIAVAKKVVKLIKDSKIKVQASIQGDKVRVTGKKRDDLQQVMALVKGAELDQPFQFNNFKD
- a CDS encoding flavin reductase family protein, which codes for MNITVDTNTQHSIYHLMTQTVMPRPVAWVLTESAESNYNLAPFSFFTPVCSEPPLLMFSVGKKPNGDPKDTVTNALRTEKLVIHIASMEMAEIVTRTSATLEHGESELIANQLMTETFDGFELPKLKGCSIAFGCRLYKTDEIGDNNQTLVFAKIEEVYIDDSVIDHTRHDRLIIDALKVNPLGRLGGIEYGKVTEVVSVQRPA
- a CDS encoding LysE family translocator yields the protein MDFYIINSGAFLIAITILTLTPGLDTALVIRNTSRSGSLDGCVTSLGICCGLFVHATLSAIGISAILLQSAELFHAMKLIGAAYLVYLGVTSLIAVWKGQGQLDVTSGAVGKSLSVKRSFREGLLSNVLNPKTAVFYLAFLPQFINPQHSALLQSLFMASIHFVIAMIWQCGIATMVHSAKSWIQNSSMMKWMEGVTGVVLVSLGLKLALDND
- a CDS encoding carboxypeptidase M32, with the translated sequence MSHYQKLVQHAQKIANFNHLAAISGWDQAAVMPNGGNEARSKAMAELSVLIHQLNTEPQLSDWFHEAEQESLSPIEKSSLREMKQRWQQATILPKDLVEAKSLAGSKCEHAWRTQRKQNDWNGYAQNWQEVVNLSQQEAQIRADSLGTTPYDAMLALYEPGTSSQSLDVVFENVKTWLPNLVDRVIEKQDKESVIYPKGTFASSQQKALGLKAMQFLQFDFNHGRLDESVHPFCGGVPTDVRITTRYDENDLMQSLMGTIHETGHARYEQGLPTSLAGLPVGEARSMGIHESQSLFFEMQLGRSPEFINHLSAMARAEFQAEDQPAFSADNFRKLYTRVEKGFIRVDADELTYPAHVILRYEIERDLMNGNISYKDVPELWDQKMQSYLGLSTKDNYQNGCMQDIHWTDGAFGYFPSYTLGAMYAAQFMASVRKQVNVSEVIQSGDLSLIFAWLDENIWKKASQFSTDELVKQATGETLNAEHFKAHLKARYL
- a CDS encoding DUF924 family protein; the encoded protein is MQEQVLEFWFQVLSPEQWWAKDPELDALIEYKFAHLHLQAEQGELYTWRAEPKGALAEIIILDQFSRNIYRDTPKAFASDAQALTLSQVAISQGLDQYLSQDERLFLYLPYMHSESAMIHEIAIGLFTELGLPSNLDFEYKHKAIIERFGRYPHRNDILGRASTDAEVEFLKQPDAGF